The Chloroflexota bacterium genome has a window encoding:
- a CDS encoding sigma-70 family RNA polymerase sigma factor, whose protein sequence is MLNDNEAIWLANARAGDDEAFTYIVEAYQKPVFSLCYRMLGNAGDAEDAAQEAFLRAYKNLNRYDPERSFATWLLSIASHYCIDQLRKRRLTTFSIDDEQHDWWQPPDPGPSPEIRLVNDEKQAQVQQLLDTLPQKDRAAMILHYWYDHSYEEIAESLSLSVSAVKSRLYRARRALAEQYQTMDAQMLESQNTERTPYEKTPAF, encoded by the coding sequence ATTTTGAACGACAACGAAGCGATATGGCTCGCCAATGCGCGGGCAGGCGATGACGAAGCCTTTACATATATCGTAGAAGCCTATCAGAAGCCGGTCTTTAGTTTGTGTTATCGCATGTTGGGCAACGCGGGCGATGCTGAAGATGCTGCCCAGGAAGCCTTTTTACGAGCCTATAAGAATTTAAATCGCTACGATCCAGAACGTTCTTTTGCAACCTGGCTGCTTTCCATTGCATCTCATTACTGTATTGATCAGTTGCGTAAACGGCGTTTAACAACTTTTTCGATCGATGACGAACAACACGATTGGTGGCAGCCGCCAGACCCTGGCCCTTCACCGGAAATCCGCCTGGTCAATGATGAGAAACAGGCTCAGGTGCAGCAACTGCTTGATACTTTGCCTCAAAAAGATCGGGCCGCGATGATCCTGCACTATTGGTACGACCATTCGTATGAAGAAATTGCCGAATCGCTCTCGCTCAGCGTTAGCGCTGTAAAAAGCCGTCTCTATCGTGCGCGTCGTGCATTGGCTGAACAATATCAAACGATGGATGCGCAAATGCTTGAATCTCAAAATACTGAGAGGACGCCCTATGAAAAAACACCAGCCTTTTGA